One window of Klebsiella quasivariicola genomic DNA carries:
- the yncL gene encoding stress response membrane protein YncL, protein MDVSSKTVILINVCAAFALISLLSVRFGWF, encoded by the coding sequence ATGGATGTCTCCAGTAAAACCGTCATTCTGATTAATGTCTGCGCCGCGTTTGCGCTTATCAGCCTGCTGTCCGTAAGATTTGGCTGGTTTTAA
- a CDS encoding GhoT/OrtT family toxin — MTLYQKMLVFYAIMGVICAVISWFLTKESWVIRLLAALLIGATWPFSFPMALLVSLF, encoded by the coding sequence ATGACGTTATATCAAAAAATGCTGGTGTTTTACGCCATTATGGGCGTGATATGCGCCGTGATTAGCTGGTTTTTAACCAAAGAGAGCTGGGTGATCCGTTTGCTGGCTGCGCTATTGATCGGGGCGACCTGGCCGTTCAGTTTCCCGATGGCGCTGCTGGTCTCGCTGTTTTAA
- a CDS encoding alpha/beta fold hydrolase, whose amino-acid sequence MNGFFSSAAGATLRWFDLPGEGLPVVFIHGLGCASSYDYPRVVSDPALGGRRKILIDLPGFGYSDKPQGFSYNIHDQAVVVEQLLSHLRLQRFALFGHSMGGSVAIEAAGLLGERVTTLLVSEPNLFAGGGEYSRRIAAQSEAAFIAEGYARLLAEERSPWAGCLQNSAPWAVWRAASSLIRGSDTPWFTQLCRLRCQKRLIVGELSLPYADIDLMQAQGIPVGIVPHAGHSMAWENPEGLAQLIASHG is encoded by the coding sequence GTGAACGGTTTCTTTTCGTCCGCTGCTGGCGCCACGCTGCGCTGGTTCGATCTCCCGGGAGAGGGCCTTCCGGTGGTATTTATCCACGGCCTCGGCTGTGCGTCATCTTACGATTATCCCCGCGTTGTCAGCGATCCCGCCCTGGGCGGGCGGCGCAAAATACTCATCGATCTGCCGGGTTTTGGCTACAGTGACAAACCGCAGGGATTTAGTTACAACATACATGATCAGGCTGTCGTCGTGGAGCAGCTCCTCAGCCACCTGCGCCTGCAGCGCTTCGCGCTGTTCGGGCATAGCATGGGCGGAAGTGTTGCCATCGAAGCGGCGGGGCTGCTGGGCGAGCGGGTGACCACGCTGCTGGTCTCCGAACCAAACCTGTTTGCCGGCGGCGGCGAATACAGCAGGCGCATTGCGGCGCAATCCGAAGCGGCTTTTATCGCCGAAGGCTATGCCAGGCTGCTGGCTGAAGAGCGCTCACCGTGGGCCGGCTGTTTGCAAAACAGCGCGCCCTGGGCCGTCTGGCGGGCCGCCAGCAGCCTGATACGTGGCAGCGACACGCCCTGGTTTACCCAGCTCTGTCGGTTACGCTGTCAGAAACGACTGATTGTCGGCGAGCTGTCGCTGCCTTATGCCGATATCGACCTGATGCAGGCGCAAGGCATCCCGGTCGGGATTGTGCCCCACGCGGGGCACTCGATGGCGTGGGAAAACCCGGAGGGGCTGGCGCAGCTTATCGCCAGCCACGGTTAA
- a CDS encoding aldehyde dehydrogenase: MTITCNLYLNGQWHDAEDRRTFTRRHPAHDDVASVAAAASLADAKRCVEAAASAFPRWRDTPPAERRRLLLDAAEHMLLREAKFIAAMAAETGATAHWAGFNVHLAADILREAAALTTQIEGQIIPSNVPGNLAMGVRQGAGVVLGMAPWNAPLILATRALATPLACGNTVILMGAELSPATQGLIIDALDAAGFPPGVVNYLTCAPEDAPALVESLIAHPAVRRVNFTGSTPVGRIIARTCGQHLKPAVLELGGKAPLLVLDDADIEQAAAGAIFGAFANAGQICMSTERIIVDNAVAETFIPLLAKRAAALPISLTGPVVDMNTITRCNALIDDALAKGARLLTGGKASDTYMPPTLLDGVTQEMRLWREESFGPVKAIIRVNNEEEALTVANDSEYGLSAAVYSRDSARAWNVAQRLQTGICHINGPTVHDEAQMPFGGCKASGYGRFGGRAGIAEFTELRWITLQTQPRELPF, encoded by the coding sequence ATGACAATCACCTGCAATTTGTACCTTAACGGCCAGTGGCACGATGCCGAAGACCGCCGCACCTTTACCCGCCGCCACCCTGCCCACGACGATGTGGCCTCGGTGGCCGCTGCCGCCAGCCTCGCCGACGCTAAACGCTGCGTCGAAGCCGCGGCCAGCGCCTTCCCACGCTGGCGTGATACGCCCCCGGCGGAACGGCGTCGCTTACTGCTCGACGCGGCGGAACATATGCTGTTGCGCGAGGCTAAATTTATCGCCGCTATGGCGGCAGAGACCGGCGCGACCGCCCATTGGGCGGGGTTTAACGTCCATCTGGCAGCGGATATTCTGCGGGAGGCGGCAGCCCTCACCACCCAGATTGAAGGACAGATCATCCCCTCTAACGTGCCGGGAAACCTGGCGATGGGCGTCCGCCAGGGGGCCGGCGTGGTGCTGGGCATGGCGCCGTGGAACGCACCGCTGATCCTCGCCACCCGGGCGCTGGCGACGCCGTTGGCCTGCGGAAACACGGTGATCCTTATGGGCGCCGAGCTGTCGCCAGCCACACAGGGACTGATTATTGACGCTCTTGACGCAGCGGGCTTCCCGCCGGGCGTGGTCAACTACCTTACCTGCGCGCCTGAGGATGCCCCGGCGCTGGTGGAGTCGCTCATTGCCCATCCGGCGGTACGGCGGGTTAACTTTACCGGCTCCACGCCGGTGGGGCGGATTATCGCCCGCACCTGCGGGCAACATCTCAAGCCAGCGGTACTGGAACTCGGCGGTAAGGCGCCGCTGCTGGTGCTGGACGATGCCGATATCGAGCAAGCCGCGGCTGGGGCCATTTTTGGCGCCTTCGCCAACGCCGGGCAGATCTGTATGTCCACCGAACGCATTATTGTTGACAACGCCGTGGCGGAAACCTTTATTCCGTTGCTGGCCAAACGCGCCGCCGCCCTGCCCATCAGCCTCACGGGCCCGGTAGTCGATATGAACACCATTACCCGCTGCAATGCATTAATCGACGACGCGTTAGCCAAAGGCGCTCGTCTGTTAACCGGCGGGAAAGCCAGCGATACTTACATGCCTCCAACCTTACTGGACGGTGTCACACAGGAGATGCGATTGTGGCGCGAAGAGTCCTTCGGGCCGGTAAAAGCGATTATTCGCGTCAATAACGAGGAAGAGGCGCTGACCGTAGCCAACGACAGCGAATATGGGTTGTCCGCGGCGGTCTACAGCCGTGACAGCGCCAGAGCGTGGAACGTGGCGCAACGCCTGCAGACCGGCATTTGCCATATCAATGGCCCAACGGTTCACGATGAGGCGCAAATGCCGTTTGGCGGCTGCAAAGCCTCCGGCTATGGCCGCTTCGGTGGCCGGGCCGGTATCGCGGAGTTCACCGAGCTGCGCTGGATAACCCTCCAGACCCAGCCCCGCGAACTTCCTTTCTGA
- a CDS encoding ABC transporter substrate-binding protein yields the protein MSTGKTTLALLLSALLPAGAAWAAGNDTLVYCSEASPESFNPQIASSGPSFVASSQVLYNRLVTFDPVKNTPIPSLATEWHVSEDGKTWTFTLRQGVKFNSNKFFKPTRDFNADDVLFSVLRQMDPQHPYHKVSQGNYEYFHDVGLDKLIKSVKKVDDYHVQFVLNEPNAAFLADWGMDFASILSAEYGEAMLKKGTPENVDNWPVGTGPYALQQYKVDSQIRYIANPHYWEGEVPTKHLIFSITPNVETRLAKLQTNECQIIPAPSPVQFPVIKGNNDLALHAVEALNVGYLAFNTEKKPFDNVLVRQALNYATDKQAIVKAVFLDSGSVAKSPIPSAMLGYKKDLPDYDYDPQKAKALLKQAGLEQGAEVTLWSMPVQRPYNPNSKRIAEMIQNDWAKVGIKAKIVSYEWGEYLAGMRKGEHDSALYGWMSDNGDPDNFAGTLLSCDNIQTGSNAARWCNKSYDALVKKALLVSDPQARAKLYAQAQEIFYQQAPWITLATGKTFYATRSNVSGYTVSMMGSDFSKAKLN from the coding sequence ATGTCTACAGGGAAAACCACGCTGGCGCTGCTGCTGAGCGCACTGCTGCCGGCCGGCGCTGCATGGGCCGCAGGCAATGACACACTGGTCTACTGCTCAGAGGCCTCCCCGGAGTCCTTCAATCCGCAGATCGCCAGCTCCGGCCCGTCGTTCGTCGCCAGCTCGCAGGTACTGTATAACCGTCTGGTCACTTTTGACCCGGTGAAGAACACACCGATTCCGTCGCTGGCCACCGAGTGGCACGTCTCTGAGGATGGCAAAACCTGGACCTTTACTCTGCGTCAGGGGGTAAAGTTCAACAGCAATAAATTCTTCAAACCGACCCGTGATTTTAACGCCGACGACGTCCTGTTCTCCGTGCTGCGCCAGATGGATCCCCAACATCCTTATCACAAGGTGTCGCAGGGGAACTATGAGTACTTCCACGACGTGGGCCTCGATAAGCTGATTAAGTCGGTGAAAAAGGTCGATGACTATCACGTCCAGTTCGTGCTTAACGAGCCGAACGCGGCGTTTCTCGCCGACTGGGGCATGGACTTCGCCTCTATTCTGTCGGCGGAGTATGGTGAGGCGATGCTGAAGAAAGGGACGCCAGAGAATGTTGATAACTGGCCTGTCGGTACCGGGCCGTATGCCCTGCAGCAGTATAAAGTGGATTCCCAAATCCGCTATATCGCCAATCCCCACTACTGGGAAGGCGAGGTACCAACCAAGCACCTGATCTTCTCCATTACGCCGAACGTCGAGACCCGTCTGGCAAAACTGCAGACCAACGAGTGCCAGATTATTCCTGCGCCTTCGCCGGTACAGTTCCCGGTGATTAAGGGCAATAACGATCTGGCGCTGCATGCGGTCGAGGCGCTGAACGTCGGCTATCTGGCGTTTAATACCGAGAAAAAACCGTTTGATAATGTGCTGGTACGCCAGGCGTTAAACTACGCCACCGACAAGCAGGCGATCGTCAAGGCGGTATTCCTTGATTCCGGCAGCGTAGCGAAATCACCGATCCCATCGGCGATGCTTGGATATAAGAAGGATCTCCCTGACTACGACTACGATCCGCAGAAAGCGAAAGCGCTGCTCAAGCAGGCGGGTCTGGAGCAAGGGGCGGAAGTGACCCTGTGGTCGATGCCGGTCCAGCGCCCCTACAACCCTAACTCCAAACGCATTGCCGAAATGATCCAAAACGACTGGGCCAAAGTAGGGATAAAAGCAAAGATTGTCAGCTATGAATGGGGCGAATACCTTGCCGGCATGCGCAAAGGGGAGCATGACAGCGCCCTGTATGGCTGGATGTCGGACAACGGCGATCCGGACAACTTTGCCGGTACGCTGCTCAGCTGTGATAATATCCAGACCGGCTCCAACGCCGCCCGCTGGTGCAATAAATCCTATGACGCGCTGGTGAAGAAAGCGCTGTTGGTGAGCGATCCGCAGGCGCGGGCAAAACTTTACGCACAGGCGCAGGAGATCTTCTACCAGCAGGCGCCATGGATCACCCTGGCGACCGGCAAGACCTTCTATGCCACCCGCAGCAACGTCAGCGGCTACACTGTGAGCATGATGGGAAGTGATTTTTCCAAAGCGAAACTGAATTAA